One Periophthalmus magnuspinnatus isolate fPerMag1 chromosome 15, fPerMag1.2.pri, whole genome shotgun sequence genomic window carries:
- the ccar1 gene encoding cell division cycle and apoptosis regulator protein 1, which yields MAQFGGQKNPPWATQFAATAVSQPGHSGQSLDLNSLHSLGVQQPSLLGASPSVYSQQSALAAASLSTQSAANYQLSQQTAALQQQAAAAAAAALQQSQINSALQQYQQQQQQQQQQQQQQQQQPPQQQLYNVPHQLPQPQQALLSQPPVALPTSLSLSNPQQTAQITVSYPTPRSSHQQQTQPQKQRVFTGVVNKLHDTFGFVDEDVFFQLSAVKGKTPQVGDRVLVEAVYNPNMPFKWNAQRIQTLPQLGNQANQPQAPNMMKPAPPMLQSLPPPTTFSVPAQAPPPSLLQAQLSAASLAPLLQNPPQPLLPQPPPKDVFPGGLLQPPVRMMAQPQPVRRIEPPPRFPNRNDRGPELILRPKEERRDRERERRRSRERSPTRKRSRDRSPRRERSPRRPRRVVPRYTVQFSKFSLDGTSCDMMELRRRYQSLYIPSDFFDAAFTWVDAFPLTRPFQLSNTCNFHILHKEVDPLAKNTAVLDPPDANHSYSAKVMLLATPSMEELCHKSCALAEDSQEVRDSFQHPARLIKFLVGMRGKDEAMAIGGHWSPSLDGADPEKDPSVLIKTAIRCCKALTGIDLSLCTQWYRFAEIRYHRPEETHKGRTVPAHVETVVLFLPDVWHCLPTRSEWEVLSRRLREQLAEKLSAERKEADGEQEEDDKDDSESKDVSTPTHWSKLDPKSMKVSDLRKELDCRSLSSKGLKSQLIARLTKQLKVEEQVEESKEPEKVEPKVPEEEEPVRTEEDKEEEERKKQEELERQRRERRYILPDEPTILVHPNWAAKNGKFDCSVMSLSVLLDYRLEDNKEHSFEVSLFAELFNEMLQRDFGFRIYKALASLPSKDEKKEKEKKAKKDTEKKDTEKRDLKKEKDEDAEEPVTKKLKEDEEDRRKPEERVVKKEESRDEDENEDDGSPAKAEEYDPLEAEDADEDEDDEDKDEVDSNDRDRKDRKDDRKSSKERSSKDKEKKQMVTYNRELLMAFVYFDQSHCGYLLERDLEEILYTLGLHLSRAQVKKLLNKPVVRESCYYRKLTDGGKDEPAPSLSDAHIENLLGNKALLPAPKVRPQAEASESGNLIVYNGAMVDVGSMMHKLEKSEKAREDIEQKLFVQDNKMEEDVKVITQLEQANKALTKELEEVKEALSQAEEALKSTEEQKSVFHSHLSKTSSTLLTTVKELLTVLKKDHDMEETDKMSKDLQNCSNRKS from the exons ATGGCCCAGTTCGGGGGACAGAAGAACCCCCCATGGGCGACTCAGTTTGCCGCCACTGCAGTGTCCCAGCCGGGGCACTCGGGACAATCCCTGGACCTCAATAGTCTGCACT CTTTGGGTGTGCAGCAGCCCTCTCTCCTGGGCGCCTCTCCCTCTGTGTACTCTCAGCAGTCTGCTTTGGCTGCGGCCTCCCTCAGCACTCAGTCTGCAGCCAACTACCAGCTGTCCCAGCAGACAGCCGCTCTGCAGCAGCAGGCAGCTGCAGCTGCAGCCGCAGCTCTACAGCAG TCTCAGATCAATTCAGCTCTTCAGCAGtatcagcagcagcaacagcagcagcaacagcagcaacaacagcagcagcaacagcccCCGCAACAGCAGCTCTACAATGTGCCCCATCAG CTTCCTCAACCACAGCAGGCACTGTTATCTCAG CCTCCTGTAGCCTTGCCAACTAGTTTGAGTCTTTCCAACCCGCAGCAGACAGCTCAGATAACTGTGTCCTACCCAACCCCACGCTCCAGTCACCAGCAGCAGACACAGCCCCAGAAGCAGCGCGTCTTCACTGGAGTGGTCAACAAACTACATGACACCTTTGGCTTTGTGGATGAAGACGTCTTCTTTCAGCTCAG TGCTGTAAAAGGGAAAACTCCCCAAGTAGGTGACCGTGTTCTTGTTGAAGCGGTGTACAACCCAAACATGCCCTTCAAGTGGAACGCTCAACGCATCCAGACCTTACCTCAGCTCGGAAACCAGGCG AACCAACCTCAAGCTCCAAATATGATGAAACCTGCACCACCCATGTTACAGTCTCTGCCTCCTCCAACCACCTTCAGTGTCCCAGCCCAGGCCCCACCCCCCTCTCTACTGCAGGCCCAGCTCTCTGCTGCTTCTTTGGCTCCACTTCTCCAAAACCCCCCACAGCCTCTTTTGCCCCAGCCACCACCAAAAG ATGTGTTTCCTGGTGGTCTGCTTCAGCCGCCTGTGAGGATGATGGCCCAGCCTCAGCCTGTCAGGAGAATAGAACCTCCTCCTCGCTTTCCCAACCGCAATGACCGAGGGCCCGAGCTCATCCTGAGGCCCAAGGAAGAGCGCAG agacagagaacgTGAGCGCAGAAGGTCAAGAGAACGCTCTCCCACACGTAAGCGCTCTAGAGACCGCTCTCCCAGAAGAGAGCGATCACCACGGCGACCGCGCAGGGTCGTGCCTCGCTACACTGTGCAGTTCTCAAAGTTCAGCTTAGACGG CACAAGCTGTGACATGATGGAGCTGCGCAGGCGCTACCAGAGCCTCTACATCCCCAGTGACTTCTTTGATGCAGCCTTCACTTGGGTGGATGCTTTCCCTCTGACCAGGCCTTTCCAACTCAGCAACACCTGCAACTTTCACATCCTTCACAAAGAGGTGGATCCTTTGGCCAAGAACACTGCTGTGTTAGACCCACCAGATGCTAATCACAGTTACAGTGCTAAG GTGATGCTGCTGGCTACTCCTAGCATGGAGGAGCTCTGTCATAAATCCTGTGCTTTAGCAGAGGACTCTCAGGAGGTCAGAGACTCTTTCCAGCATCCTGCCAGACTTATCAAG TTCTTGGTGGGCATGAGAGGTAAAGATGAGGCCATGGCCATAGGTGGTCACTGGTCTCCCTCTTTGGACGGAGCGGACCCTGAGAAGGACCCCTCAGTGCTTATAAAGACAGCAATACGCTGTTGCAAGGCTCTCACAGGCATAGATCTTAGTCTGTGCACTCAGTG GTATCGATTTGCAGAGATCCGCTATCACCGGCCGGAGGAGACTCACAAGGGGCGGACTGTCCCCGCTCATGTGGAGACAGTGGTTTTGTTTCTGCCGGATGTTTGGCATTGTCTTCCCACCCGCTCAGAGTGGGAGGTGCTGTCACGGCGACTCCGGGAGCAGCTGGCTGAGAAGCTGTCGGCCGAGCGCAAGGAGGCGGATGGAGAACAG GAGGAAGACGACAAGGACGACAGCGAGTCCAAGGACGTCAGTACTCCCACGCATTGGTCCAAGCTCGATCCGAAGTCCATGAAG GTGAGTGACCTCCGTAAAGAGCTGGACTGCCGCTCTTTAAGTTCTAAAGGCCTGAAGTCCCAGCTGATCGCCCGCCTCACGAAGCAGCTCAAAGTGGAGGAGCAGGTGGAAGAATCCAAAGAGCCCGAAAAGGTGGAGCCCAAAGTTCCGGAGGAAGAGGAGCCAGTTCGCACAGAGGAAGACAAAGAG gaagaagaaaggaagaaacAGGAGGAACTTGAACGTCAGCGGAGAGAGCGGCGCTACATTCTCCCTGATGAGCCCACAATCCTGGTGCATCCCAACTGGGCGGCCAAGAATGGCAAGTTTGACTGCAGCGTCATGTCTCTGAGTGTGCTGCTGGACTACAGGCTGGAGGACAACAAGGAGCACTCTTTTGAA gTTTCACTTTTTGCCGAGCTCTTTAATGAAATGCTACAACGAGATTTTGGTTTCCGGATTTATAAAGCTCTGGCTTCACTCCCCTCAAAGGATGAGAAGAAGGAAAAGGAGAAGAAGGCtaaaaaagacacagagaagAAAGACACTGAAAAACGTGATCTCAAAAAGGAAAAGGACGAGGATGCAGAGGAACCAGTCACAAAGAAGCTCAAAGAAGATGAGGAGGATAGACGCAAG CCTGAAGAGAGGGTGGTGAAAAAGGAGGAGTCCAGAGATGAAGATGAGAATGAAGATGACGGCAGTCCGGCCAAAGCAGAAGAGTATGACCCTCTGGAGGCCGAGGACGCTGATGAGGATGAGGACGATGAAG ATAAAGATGAGGTGGATTCCAATGACCGGGACAGGAAGGACCGTAAGGATGACCGCAAGTCTTCCAAGGAGCGCTCCTCCAAAGATAAG GAAAAAAAGCAGATGGTGACATATAACCGGGAGCTGCTGATGGCCTTTGTGTACTTTGACCAGAGTCACTGTGGCTACCTGCTGGAGCGAGACCTAGAGGAAATCCTTTACACTTTAGGACTGCATCTCTCCAGAGCTCAG GTAAAGAAGCTGCTGAACAAACCAGTGGTACGAGAGTCTTGTTACTACCGTAAACTAACAGACGGGGGCAAGGATGAGCCTGCTCCTTCACTCAGTGACGCACACATCGAAAACCTGCTTG GTAACAAGGCCCTGCTTCCTGCTCCCAAGGTCCGTCCTCAGGCTGAGGCCAGTGAATCTGGAAATCTGATAGTGTACAATGGCGCTATGGTGGATGTGGGCAGCATGATGCACAAACTGGAGAAGAGCGAGAAGGCACGAGAGGATATAGAACAGAAGCTCTTTGTTCAGGACAACAAAATGG AGGAGGATGTCAAGGTGATCACGCAGTTAGAGCAGGCCAACAAAGCCTTGAccaaagagctggaggaggtgaaggaggctCTGAGCCAGGCTGAAGAGGCTCTAAAGTCCACAGAGGAACAGAAGAGTGTTTTCCACAGTCACCTCAGTAAAACGTCCAGTACTCTCCTCACTACAGTCAAAGAGCTGCTGACTGTGCTGAAGAAG GACCACGACATGGAGGAGACTGACAAGATGTCCAAGGATCTTCAGAATTGTTCAAACCGAAAAAGCTAA
- the zgc:110319 gene encoding NFU1 iron-sulfur cluster scaffold homolog, mitochondrial: MAARRGWALLQLLRTRNVTQIRVPDTAWASYHTQTRGQESRRLQSVTRSTLVSRRALSIETQDTPNPRSLKFLPGKAVLGNGTLDFPSPSSAECSTLARNLFDIEGVKSVFFGPDFITLTKTDEEMEWTHIKRHAVEAITKFFESGDPVTTGAIHNESSHCEDDDDVVSLIKELLDTRIRPTVQEDGGDVIFKGFEDGVVKLKLVGSCTGCPSSTVTLRSGIQNMMQFYIPEVDKVEQVEDEVDEVNAKVFQEVEHKLQE; this comes from the exons atgGCGGCGCGCAGGGGCTGGGCTCTCCTTCAGCTATTACGGACAAGAAATGTGACTCAGATTCG GGTCCCCGACACCGCGTGGGCCTCATACCACACACAGACCAGGGGCCAAGAGTCCAGAAGACTGCAGTCTGTGACAAGGAGCACACTTGTATCCA GGAGAGCCTTGTCCATTGAAACACAGGATACACCAAACCCGCGGAGTCTGAAGTTTCTGCCTGGGAAAGCCGTACTCGGGAATGGAACACTGGATTTCCCTTCCCCGAGCTCGGCTGAGTGCTCCACTTTAGCCAG GAATTTGTTTGACATTGAAGGAGTAAAAAGTGTGTTCTTTGGCCCGGACTTCATAACACTGACAAAG ACAGATGAGGAGATGGAGTGGACACATATCAAACGCCATGCAGTGGAAGCTATTACTAAGTTTTTTGAAAGTGGTGACCCTGTAACAACTGGTGCAATACATAATGAAAGCA GTCACtgtgaagatgatgatgatgtagtATCACTCATAAAAGAACTCCTGGACACCAGAATCAG GCCAACCGTACAGGAGGACGGAGGTGATGTCATCTTTAAAGGctttgaggatggagttgtgaAGCTAAAGCTGGTTGGTTCCTGCACTGGTTGTCCAAGCTCCACAGTTACTTTACGAAGTGGGATTCAAAACATGATGCAATTTTATATCCCAGAGGTTGACAAAGTGGAACAG GTTGAAGATGAAGTTGATGAAGTCAATGCAAAGGTTTTCCAAGAGGTTGAACATAAACTgcaagaataa